A segment of the Entelurus aequoreus isolate RoL-2023_Sb linkage group LG23, RoL_Eaeq_v1.1, whole genome shotgun sequence genome:
ttttaagaagaaaaacaaatactgtataaaATACTGTTCGAAAACAacacaatagaatgtagtacaaacaagtagagtagttttatgaagtaaagtaaaaaaaaacgtgagtggacttctccgtcaaacacaacaTCGGCATCTTCtccatattttaatggataaatgtCATGAAAAATAATATTAACGTCCTCGGCTGGCGTTATCGACTCGTTCTGCTTCCGTCTGGCACAGACTCGCGGCGATGCGCTCCGAGTCCGCCCACACACGCTGTCACGTTTCCATGATTTCATTCTTTAATTCAACGAATGccgtccacttcttctcagcactgtccttcacactcacttccttCCCTCCGCTGGTTGGATAACAAAAGCAGTGCCGATCTCTTGCTATCAGCTAATGCTAGCTAGTCTATCCTCCACCTTCTCTATCAGCCCAGAAGTTATGCGTGTTGATTTAGTCACAAGTCAGCAAGATGACGCTTTAGAAAAAGACGCACAGGTTCAAGATGGAGTAGTTCAGGTGAGAAGAAGACATATCTTTGCTTCAATGTTGGCAAACATACACTGTTTCCCCATGGGATATCATACCATATGATATACCATGATATATCGTATCATATGATACTTATTTATGGTCCAAGAAGTTTCTTCCAGCTATCATTAAGCTTGGAGAAACTTCCTCCATATATGTTCAATCTGTAGAGAAGTATCAACAGAACATTTATTTGATGAATGTATGTACAGTAAAGCTCTGCGGGATGATTGCTTTCCCTAACATTCCAAACTTGCCCATGTTTTCTGAAATTGATAGTTTTTCGGATTcaaagaaacagaaaaaaatattgcTTTAAACAATAATTGTCAtgggtatatttttttattattcacaaaTGTAGATTTGTAAAACTAAAACCATACTTCAAAGCCTTCCATAAAGAATTCTGCCATCTTCTCTCGTCTatatattgcataaaggtctggggacatacatataaaacaatcaataTCAAACAATATTCACATTACAAGAGAGTAATAGAGATAATTAATAGAATGggttatagagacccaacaaatgattcataaatgTTACAAGTAAATGATCTTGTGTACAAcacaactgctcaaatgatgCATAAAGtcaataatatgcttccagaagtggtccagaagatgtttcagatgtgaaccagtaaatatgaactaagagggatttatgtgtactcaaaagcaaaggtatgaacacatgtatAACAAACATGTGCATCGTGTAAAGGAATTCATCTATGGAATCATTCATAATTAAGACATaaaaatatgatacacttcattATTCTAAAAACCTATATAAAAGCGCTGTAAATATTATCTAAAGTGAAATATTTATTGTATGTAACATTAGTTTAGTTTCACCTTTTCAGATTGTTCTGTTCATTataaataaaagtacacaatgttgtaTATTAATTCATGTACTtgacagaaaaatatatataaatgttagaatcataataacaagattgtgttacacacacaacaatgatgtcacacatgttaaatGTGCTGATGttagaaagttaaagttaaagtcttgacagtttatttcaaatcctgcatcttcattggctgctgctgttctcaccagcacacttgtgtttcttacactggtacttagaagagaatctttcctcacacacactgcaactcaacactttctctccagtgtgaattctcatgtgtgttttcaaagaGTGACTTtgagtaaaacctttaccacaaatTGTACAGATAAACGGTTTTTCgccagtgtgtgttcttgtgtgtactttcaaatgtgCTTCCTGGCAGAATACTTTACTACAAATTGAGCAGATGAATGATttgtctccagtgtgtattctcatgtgtactttcaaacaactactttgtataaaacctttgccacacactgaacaaggaaaaggtttttctcctgtgtgcattACCATGTGTACATTCAACTCACCAACATGTATAAAGCCTTTACCGCAGACTGAACAtgaaaagggtttttctccagtaTGTATTCTCATGTGAGTTTTTAAATTGTGATTTTGTGTAAATCCTGCACCGCAGACTGAACAGATAAAATGTTTCCCACCACTGTGTATTCTTGTGTGCATGATTAAATTGGCCTTCTGGGTGAATCTTTTACTACAAATTGAGCACATGAATGGCttgtctccagtgtgtgttctcatgtgtaccttCAACTCACTACGTTGTACAAAACCTCTATCGCAGATTGAACaggagaaaggtttttctccggtgtgcattatcatgtgtattttcaaatgttGCCTTTGAGTAAAATATTTGCCGCAGACTGAACAaggaaaaggtttttctccagtgtgtgttctcatgtgtaacgTCAAAGCACCGTTTTGTGAAAaacctttaccgcagattgagcAGGAGAAAGGTTTCTCCCCCGTGTGctttctcatgtgtgttttcagaaAACAGCGATATTTGAACGTCTTGTCACAGTGAGGACATGTCAggcgtgtgttgtcagtgtgacatgtcttatcatctttagagtcttcatcatcagtgtgtgACGTTatgtcgtcactatctgatagtggagctaagagattgtctgcttgtgatcctccacagtggtctccatcagcttctgttgagctgctgcttggaggctccgcctctctcttctcctcactctcacttttgacctcatcatcttcactcttcacaatcacatggaactcctccaaccattcttgactgatgctgtgttcctcctcctcttctttgatgTGGGAGGAGCTATGACTCCTCTTTCTCTGCGAGGTGAGGGAGGGGTGTGACTCATTTTCCTCCTCCTTAATGTAAGAGGTATGTGGctcctcctctttaatgtgggggtccTCTTCCTCTTTTATTTGTGggggctcctcctcttcctctttaatgtaggGGTGCTGGGGCTCATCCTGCTCCATCCTTGAGGTCCACTCTTGCTGCTCAAGGAGATTTTTTTTCGCAAATGTCTGAAGGACACAAAAAGACAAACACATGCCTTAGAGTAATCCAGCTTTGCTCAGTCACACGAGACATTGTCCTGCACCAGGTTATGTTCTGATCATTTCTTCAAAGCTCATCAGTCACCAGGTTGACATAtttaagacatacttgccaaccttgagacctctgatatcgggaggtgggggttggggtgggggcgtggttaagaggagagtatatttacagctagaattcaccaactcaagtatttcatataaatatatatatatatatatatatatatatatatatatatatatatatatatatattttttttttatttttattttttttgttatacatataaataaaataaatacttgaatttcagtgttccggaggctatccagtagatggcagcattgtcctgtttaacttctccgttcatgaatgagtatatcatttcggccaccgtgttcaatggagaagtctgttctacaaaatgtacaggcaacatacataccccttccccttcgaactgtcctggatgaactgaaattcttgtttccattcgttttggaacttgcaagcgtatttcttcatcttgctcgtcgacggcgtcgccatgtctgtaacttcctgcttcgtctccttgttgtgttcgCACTGCGCAGTTATGCACTCTgccctctaaaagccgtagatgttatgacatcattgggcaggcaagctgtttatattgtgggaaagcggac
Coding sequences within it:
- the LOC133640665 gene encoding zinc finger and SCAN domain-containing protein 5A-like isoform X3 is translated as MSEVKGHRQHHIIQTFAKKNLLEQQEWTSRMEQDEPQHPYIKEEEEEPPQIKEEEDPHIKEEEPHTSYIKEEENESHPSLTSQRKRSHSSSHIKEEEEEHSISQEWLEEFHVIVKSEDDEVKSESEEKREAEPPSSSSTEADGDHCGGSQADNLLAPLSDSDDITSHTDDEDSKDDKTCHTDNTRLTCPHCDKTFKYRCFLKTHMRKHTGEKPFSCSICDLYAIYRREKMAEFFMEGFEVWF
- the LOC133640665 gene encoding gastrula zinc finger protein XlCGF28.1-like isoform X1, producing the protein MSEVKGHRQHHIIQTFAKKNLLEQQEWTSRMEQDEPQHPYIKEEEEEPPQIKEEEDPHIKEEEPHTSYIKEEENESHPSLTSQRKRSHSSSHIKEEEEEHSISQEWLEEFHVIVKSEDDEVKSESEEKREAEPPSSSSTEADGDHCGGSQADNLLAPLSDSDDITSHTDDEDSKDDKTCHTDNTRLTCPHCDKTFKYRCFLKTHMRKHTGEKPFSCSICGKGFSQNGALTLHMRTHTGEKPFPCSVCGKYFTQRQHLKIHMIMHTGEKPFSCSICDRGFVQRSELKVHMRTHTGDKPFMCSICSKRFTQKANLIMHTRIHSGGKHFICSVCGAGFTQNHNLKTHMRIHTGEKPFSCSVCGKGFIHVGELNVHMVMHTGEKPFPCSVCGKGFIQSSCLKVHMRIHTGDKSFICSICSKVFCQEAHLKVHTRTHTGEKPFICTICGKGFTQSHSLKTHMRIHTGEKVLSCSVCEERFSSKYQCKKHKCAGENSSSQ
- the LOC133640665 gene encoding gastrula zinc finger protein XlCGF28.1-like isoform X2 — protein: MEQDEPQHPYIKEEEEEPPQIKEEEDPHIKEEEPHTSYIKEEENESHPSLTSQRKRSHSSSHIKEEEEEHSISQEWLEEFHVIVKSEDDEVKSESEEKREAEPPSSSSTEADGDHCGGSQADNLLAPLSDSDDITSHTDDEDSKDDKTCHTDNTRLTCPHCDKTFKYRCFLKTHMRKHTGEKPFSCSICGKGFSQNGALTLHMRTHTGEKPFPCSVCGKYFTQRQHLKIHMIMHTGEKPFSCSICDRGFVQRSELKVHMRTHTGDKPFMCSICSKRFTQKANLIMHTRIHSGGKHFICSVCGAGFTQNHNLKTHMRIHTGEKPFSCSVCGKGFIHVGELNVHMVMHTGEKPFPCSVCGKGFIQSSCLKVHMRIHTGDKSFICSICSKVFCQEAHLKVHTRTHTGEKPFICTICGKGFTQSHSLKTHMRIHTGEKVLSCSVCEERFSSKYQCKKHKCAGENSSSQ